A genomic stretch from Caloenas nicobarica isolate bCalNic1 chromosome 3, bCalNic1.hap1, whole genome shotgun sequence includes:
- the RRP15 gene encoding RRP15-like protein, with translation MAAAVAGPRGRGAAAREEADSDSELSSGLPEDSYSSGGEALDGDDEDETAALGNVVEEATSSKAGPSAGWADAMAKVLNKKIPQNKSTILAKNKKLEKEREKEKQERLEKRMKLDKKREWEMMCRVKPDVVKDRNIERNLQRIATRGVVQLFNAVRTHQKKVDEKVKKAGSSDRQRAKLLSSVSKKDFINVLRNVEGAKGSKNSAGKATKSKQGEVKSEEAPEWNILRDDFMMGASMKDWDKESDGEGNADQGGGLKQEDESD, from the exons ATGGCGGCCGCCGTGGCGGGCCCACGTGGACGCGGGGCTGCGGCGCGCGAGGAGGCGGACAGTG ATTCTGAGTTAAGCTCAGGACTCCCTGAAGACAGCTACTCTTCAGGAGGTGAAGCCCTGGATGGTGATGACGAAGATGAAACGGCAGCCCTTGGCAATGTGGTTGAAGAGGCAACAAGTTCCAAAGCTGGCCCAAGTGCGGGCTGGGCAGATGCCATGGCAAAAGTGCTCAACAAAAAGATTCCACAAAATAAGTCCACCATCTTGGCCAAGAATAAAAAACTcgagaaggagagagaaaaggaaaaacaagaaaggctggagaagaggatgaaa CTCGATAAAAAGCGGGAGTGGGAAATGATGTGCCGAGTGAAGCCAGATGTTGTCAAAGACCGAAACATAGAAAGAAATCTTCAGAGAATTGCCACAAG aggTGTTGTACAATTGTTTAATGCTGTCAGGACACACCAAAAGAAAGTTGATGAGAAGGTGAAGAAAGCTGGGAGCTCTGACAGGCAGCGTGCGAAACTGCTGTCATCCGTTTCAAAGAAAGATTTCATCAATGTTTTAAGAAACGTGGAGGGTGCTAAAGGAAGCAAGAATTCTGCTGGAAAGGCCACAAAAAGTAAACAG GGCGAAGTGAAGTCTGAAGAGGCGCCAGAATGGAATATACTGCGTGATGACTTCATGATGGGAGCATCTATGAAAGACTGGGACAAGGAAAGCGATGGAGAGGGCAATGCTGACCAAGGAGGTGGTCTGAAACAAGAAGATGAGAGTGACTGA